From the Paraflavitalea soli genome, the window GCATTGAACAGATCTTTGCCGGCTATCTCGGGATTGCGCATGGGGCTGCCTACAATGACCCCAATATCTTCCGTATGCTCCTTGATAATGTCGAGGGCACGGTAACATTCATTAATAAAATCGTTGAATTCCAGGAAGTCGCGGGGTGCATAGCCGCATACACTTAACTCGGAAAATACCACCAGGTCTGCCCCCCGGGATTTCGCATATTGAATAGCACCAATTATTTTCCAGGTATTGTCTTCAAAATTGCCGATGTGATAATTCTGCTGAGCTAATGCAATCTTCATATAGGCAAATTTACACAATGTAGCCGTAGGCACAACATTTTGAAGGCCTTACGGCTATATCGCAAAAGACTGCAAATTAACGATGTATAAGAAATTTTAAGATTATGTTTACAACATAATTCCAACTCAAACGTTTGTCACACATGAAGAAAACGGGATTCATTGCCATATTGTTATGCACCTTGTTTGCCTGCGGCGATAAAAATACCCCGGATGTATCCGGCATAAAAATAGACTTGCAGGCCGAACGTTTTGACCAGGATTTCTTCGCCCTGGATACTAACCACCTGATGCCTTCCCTACAGGAACTGTCGAAAAAGTACCCCCACTTTATGACTGATTACTTTCAGGGCATCATGGGCTTGCCGCCATTCTCTGACAGCACCACCGGAGCCATTCCATTGATGAAACAATTCATACGGGATTATACGCCGGTAAAAGAGGCTGTCAATAAAACCTTTTCTTCTACCCGTAGTATTGAAGCGGAGATAAAGAAGGGGTTACAATTTGTGAAATACTACTTCCCGGAATACAAAGCGCCTACCCGCCTTATCTTTTTTATTGGCCCGATGGATGCCTTCGACCAGGCTTCTTTAGGCGTCTATGGGGATGTTCTCAGGCCTGATCAGTGGATCGGCGTAGGTCTCCAACTTCACCTCGGCAAGGATTATGAATTGTATACCAGCGAAATGGGACGCTCTTTATACCCAGCCTATATTTCCCGTCGTTTTACACCGGAATATATACCGGTCAACTGCATGAAAACCGTGATCGATGACCTCTACCCCGAAAAGATTGGCGGTAAAACACTGGTAGAACAAATGGTAGAAAAGGGAAAACGCCTGTATGTGCTGGATAAATTGATGCCTACAACCCCCGACACGCTTAAAATTGGCTATACCGACTTTCAGCTGCAAGGATGTTATAAGAATGAAGGAAGAATATGGAACTTTTTCCTGGTCAACAGCCTGCTCATGAATAATGAACCCGAATTGCTGAAAAGCTTTATGGCAGATGGCCCGAATACACGCGAACTGGGAGAAGGCTCACCGGGCTTTATTGGGCTGTTTACCGGATGGCAGATCGTTAAGAAGTATATGGCCAAAAACCCCGATCTGAAACTGCCTGCCCTGCTGAAAACCCCGGCCATGGATATCTACCAGCAAAGCAAATACAAACCAAACTAGAAAGGAGTATCCAGAAGCCAGAATCCAGTATATAGAATTTCCAGTTGTAACAGGCTGAGAAATGGCCTATACCTAATGCCGCGCTTATGCTTCTGTATTCTGGATTCTGACTTCTATATTCTTCTCCTCACTTCTTCCCCAGTTTCTTGCGCAGCAGTTCCCGTGCTTCCTGTACTTCTGTAATATCCAGGAAGGCATCTTTGGGCACCAGGAAGAAAGAGCGCGGGTCGAAATACAGGTGAAAGAAATAATGGCTTTCTACAAAATGACTGAAAGCGTTCCAGGGCCAGCCTTTGGAGCCCCGCTCGGTTTCCAGTACCACCATATCTTCCTCGAAATGCATGATAAAATGATCTTTGAAAGTGGCTGACCGGCGGTAAATGCTGCCCGGCAATATGCGCCAGATGACCAGCATCAGGATAAACCACAGGATGGAAAAGGCCAGGAAAGACAAGGCCTGGATATATTTCATGGCGTACATCACCGCCGACAGGATGGCAAACATATTCACGAAAACCAGTAATATCTTGATCTCAGGGCGCATCAGAAAGTGATAACGCAGGGCCTGCACTACTTCCTTTTTATTGTAACCAAATTGGATCGTCATTCATTCAATGTTAAGGCGGTAAAAATAAGGAATAGAAGGTATACCACAGTTCCCATAATTTTGAAACCGCATGAAAAGCAATCTCACATCGTGTTTACTGATCGTTCTGCTGCTGGCCGCCTGCCGGCAGGCCAATCAGCCACATACCATCACCCGGGGATTTTATTACTGGAAATCCAATGTCGATCTGAACGCCTCCGAAAAGAATGCACTGGACACACTACAGGTGAAAAAACTCTACATCAAGTTCTTTGATGTAGTATGGGACCCAACCGGGCTGCGACCCATGCCGGTAGCCAAGGTTCAATTGTCCGATAGCACAAGCATCTGGCTATCCCGTCACCCTGTAGAGATCATCCCCACGGTATTCATCACCAACGAATGCATGCAGCTTATCGATAGCAGTAATGTGGCTATCCTTGCTGATCGCCTGCACGACCTGATGGCAGCCATCGCCAACCAATTGCCTGATAACAGTTCCATTCATGAAATTCAGCTCGACTGCGATTGGACAGCCACCAGCAAAAACAATTACTTCTCCTTATTAACCCGCTTACAGGCGCTTCCATTCTTTCAGCAAAAGGAGGTTTCAGCCACTATCCGCCTGTATCAATGTAAATACAAACAGAAAACCGGGGTGCCACCTGTTGGCAGGGGGTTGCTGATGTGCTATAATATGGGCAATCTGAAAAGTCAGCATACGCGCAACTCCATTCTGGAAGCCGCGGAACTGGAAAAGTACATCGGTAACCTGCAGGAATACCCTTTGCCGTTGGATGTAGCCCTGCCTTTGTTTGACTGGAAAGTGTTGTACCAGGACCACGCTTATAAAGGACTGATACAGGGATTGCCCGATTCTTTATTGCAACAGAAAGGCATATCCCGGAAAACAGGTAGTAATACCTTCACGATATTACTGGATACTATATTGAATGGTTATCCGTTGAAAAAAGGAGACGATATCCGGCAGGAAGATGCTAGTTTTGCAGAGATCATGCAAGCCACCCGGTTACTCAGATCAAAGCTGGTTACTCCGAAGATTACTGTAGCACTTTTTCACCTCGATTCATTAACACTTCATAAGTATTCAACGTATGAACTGGAAGAAATTTTCGATAGTCTGCATTAACATTGCCTGCCTCGCTATGCCTTATAATATTATTGGTTGCGCCAGCGAC encodes:
- the gldB gene encoding gliding motility lipoprotein GldB, which encodes MKKTGFIAILLCTLFACGDKNTPDVSGIKIDLQAERFDQDFFALDTNHLMPSLQELSKKYPHFMTDYFQGIMGLPPFSDSTTGAIPLMKQFIRDYTPVKEAVNKTFSSTRSIEAEIKKGLQFVKYYFPEYKAPTRLIFFIGPMDAFDQASLGVYGDVLRPDQWIGVGLQLHLGKDYELYTSEMGRSLYPAYISRRFTPEYIPVNCMKTVIDDLYPEKIGGKTLVEQMVEKGKRLYVLDKLMPTTPDTLKIGYTDFQLQGCYKNEGRIWNFFLVNSLLMNNEPELLKSFMADGPNTRELGEGSPGFIGLFTGWQIVKKYMAKNPDLKLPALLKTPAMDIYQQSKYKPN
- a CDS encoding YcxB family protein is translated as MTIQFGYNKKEVVQALRYHFLMRPEIKILLVFVNMFAILSAVMYAMKYIQALSFLAFSILWFILMLVIWRILPGSIYRRSATFKDHFIMHFEEDMVVLETERGSKGWPWNAFSHFVESHYFFHLYFDPRSFFLVPKDAFLDITEVQEARELLRKKLGKK